The nucleotide window GCCTATCGTGTCGCGCCACCCCGCGTCGTCCGGCACGACCGTGGCGTCCCCGAGCGCCGCATCGGACCTCTCCCCCACGGACTGGGGCAGGTCGGCCGGGGAGGACGGGACGAAGGCGCAGGAGTACACGCATCCGCCCACTACCAGGGCGGGGATGGTGACGGCGACGATGGCCGCGATGGCGAGGGCGGCGCGCAGCCGACCCTTCCGAGGGGGCCTGGCCGCCCGGGGGGAGGCGCCTGACGGAGGGGGCGCTACCATCTCACGACCCCGAGGGCCACGAGGACGTTGAGGACGATCGTGGCGGCCACCAGCGCCAGGATGACGACGAGAAACACCTTACCGAACGTCGCGAGCACGTGCCGCAGGCCACGGGGGTGGCCCGCGAGCGCCTCGGCGGCATCGGCGTCGAGGGCGGCGGGATGCGGATCGACCGCAGGGTCCTGCACGAGCGAGGCATATAGTCCAGTGCCGGACGGGGCCTCCCCCGAGGAGAGCCGCCGGAGAGCCTCGGCAGCCAGCGCGCCGGCGCGGACGGACGGCGCAGCCATCGACGCACCGGCGAGCAGGAGCAGCTCTGCCTCCCGGTCGCCCGCGAGGGAGGCCTCCCGGGCGAGGGCGAGCCTCGCCTCGGAGGCGAGCCTGCGTCCCATGGTGCCACGGGCCTCGAGGTCCCTGACTTCCCTCTCGGAGAAGCCCGGCCCTCCGGAGGCGCGCCCCGGCGCGAAGAGCGCGAGGGCCGTGTCGATGGACACGGTTCCCACCGTCTCGAGAGCGCGCCAGGCGCGACCCGGTTCGGAGTGGGCGAGCGCGTCGCGGAACAGTTCCGCGTACGCCGCGGCGGCCTCCCCGTCACCGAGCCTGGCGGAGACGTCGGCGAGAAGCATGCACAGCGAGGCGCCATAGGGGGACCTGCCCGTGCGGCGTCTCCTCGCGAGCGACTCCTCCAGCCTCCTGCGGGCGGCCGCAGCGTCGGCGGCCCTGCCGACCTCCACCAGGGCCACGGCCCACCTCTGCACGAGGACCGCCTCTATCCGGGTGTAGCCCCGTTTCGGCACCGGATCGGCCAGGCCGAGCTCGTCGCCCCTCGCCGCCAGCGCCGCCGGGTCGCAGGAGACATCGAGCAGCCTCTCGGCGGAACCGACGAGGGAGACATAGCGGAACGCCATGACCAGGAGTGCGGCCACGCAGATCGCAAAGGGAACCCATATCAGCACGTAGCCGAGCGGCGAGTGGTTGACGGCCGCATCCAGCCCAGGGCAGACGGCGCTGACGGCAATGAGGGTGACCACGTAGGCGAGGAAGAGCGCCCCAGGCACCCGACCCCACCGACGGCATGACACAAGCACGCTTACCTTCGTCACTCAGAACACCTCCAGAAGGAGCCTGTCGCCCCTGGTCAGCCGCATGTACTGGAAAAGGACGGAATCATGGCGAAGATGAGACCACCAGCACCAGCACCAGCGAGCCCACCAGCACCAGCAGCGATTAATGCCTCTACTATCTCTCCACCAAAAACCGAGATCACGACTATGGCAGCCGCAAGTGCCGTGTTGACGTGTGCGTCTGTTTGATCATGCGTTACAACGCCATTGTCATCAGTCGTGTTGTGAGACAATCGAACGCCGCTTTGGGGGATACCCGCCGAGACACCAAGTCCCCAGTTGTTATCAGACTTCCCGCCTTGAGCGTCGAGGTCGAGAGACAGACCATACTGACCCATCCCGAGCTTGGCACTTATGCCAACCGTATACCCGCCGTAGTTTCCTCCCCCCAGAGACACCGTCAAGCCGTTGTTCCAGCCTATGCTGACGACCCCCGGTATCCTTATGCCGCCTCCAGTGACCTTACCGTCGGTGATGTTCGTGTAGAGCCACCTGTCGCCCCCGGTGGAGACGGTCTTCGTCTGCGATGGCGTGATGCCCCACCAGCTACCCATGCAGCTTCCAGGTATGGTGGTCGTGGTGACCGAAGTCGCCGCGTGGTCATTCCACCACTTGCCCACGTCGTTTGCCCGGTCGCCGATCCACTTGCCCACGTCAGGCCAGCCGCCGTCGACGTCCACGAGGTTCACGGGGTCGCCGAAGCAGCACGCCCAGCGGTTGAGGGTGCGGGGCGAGGTCGCGTGGCCCCGCCTCGGGTCGGGCGCGAGCGACATAGAGTCGGCCACCGACAACACCTTCTGGTCCGCCTGGATCCTCGCTATGTCAGCGCATCTGCAGGCTATCCAATCATCTCCTTCTGACGACGTTGGCGAAAGGCGATGGGCCGTTGGCCCTCTGGGAACGCCGGGGATGCCCGTCGCCGCTCACTCCCAGACACTGGGCTCACCCGTCTCCACGGGCCCGGCGCGCCGCGCGCGCCCCCTGGCGTCCGCGAGGGCCCCCTCGAGGCGCGACTCCTCGCGGGCCTGGCCGGCCTCCAGGGCGTCGTACGCCGCCCCCGCTTCGTCGGCCGCCGCGGCGAGCATGCCGAGCGACTCCTCCACGCGGCGGTTGCCGGGGTTGAGGGAGAGGTACTCGAGCATCCCGGCACGGCGCGACGCGACCTCCCCCTCGGCCCGCAGCCGGGCCGCACGGGCGCGCAGGCGCGCCTCGGCGAGGTCGTCCATCAGACGCTCGACCTCGCGCACGCCCGGCCTATCGGCGTCGCCACAGCAGCCCGCACTCATTCGCGCCTCCCCCCGACGAGGCCCCAGCTCGCCGCCGACGAGGCATCGGCGGCGCCCAGAGCCGCGTCGGCCTCCGCTATGGCCCCCGAGAGGTCGCTCACCAGCCCCCTCCACGCGCTCAGGCCCGCCGCTATGCCCGCGGAGGCGTCGTCGTGCGGGCCCGCCCCCTGCGCGTCGCTCGTCCCCGAGATGGCCCTGCTCCTGTACGTGCAGTAGCCGTCGAGGCCCTTGCGCATCTCCCACGCCTCCTGGCTCGCCGCGGCGCTCAGGCTCCTGATCCTCCCTCCCCCGACTCCTCCGGGGTCCCCGCTGGGCGCGCTCGTCGTCGATGACATCAGTGACAGCTCCTCTCGTGCCTGCGTCTCCCACTCCGTGCGGCGGCCTCGCGGCCGCCCGTCACTCCCCCCGCGCCCACCTCTCGCCGCGCTCGCGCGCCCAGCGGACCGACGGGACGGAGCACGCTATTTCGGCCTCGGTCTCCCCGGCCTCCAGCCTGCGCGCCCACTCGCCGGACTCCCTGAGCCCGCGCAGGGACGCCGACACGACCGAGGGGTCAGCCCCGTCGAGGACGCCCAGGTCGAGCTCCCTCCTGGTCTCCCCGGGCAGGCGCGGCCCGACGGAGACCCTCACCCTCGTGGACGAGGAGAATATCCCGCTCTCGCTCGTGTAGGCGACGCCGGGGACGGAGGGGGCGGGGTCGTGGCGCTGGCCGCCGGGGCGCTCCCACGAGGCGACCCTATCGCGCCCCCAGCCGGAGGCGGCGAGCACCTCCACGGGAAGCGACAGGAGCGACAGGACGACCGCCGCGAGGACGAGCGCCGCCTCGGCGGTGCCCTGCGCACGCACGAGCCCCGACAATATCCACGCGACCACCGCCACCGAGACCGCCCTGCCCAGCGCCCTGCGCAGGGACGCCCTTGTACGTCTATCCACGATGCCCTCCCAAGCACACGGATTCCAACACCGACCGCACGGCGCGGGCGGCGGAGCCGCCGGAGCCGGCCTCCACCCTGCCGAAGAGGACCAGGAGCCCCCCGGGGACCGGGGCCACCTGCGCCATGCCGCGGGCACCGCCTGGCAGCGAGCACCCGGCGGAGACGCCCGACATGCCGTCGGCGTCCGGGCCAAGCGCGCGCTCCCACCCGACCCCGTCGGCCTGCGAGCCGATGGCCGCCTCGAGGCAGGCGAGGAGCTCGGGCGGCGTCACGCGGGCCGTCGAGAGGGAGGCCGCCACCGACCAGCCCTCCCCCGACACGACCACGCCCTCGCCGGCGCCGGCCGGCAGCGGGCGCGCGGTCGCGCCGTCCGGGACCGCGAGCCCCGCGCCGCCGAGCCCGACCGTCCCGCTCACGATCCCTCCTCCTCCCCGACCCAGGTGGAACCCATGCTCCAGCCCAGGTACGAATCCTGGTCGAAGTGGCCCATCACCTCGCCGGTGGTCCCGTCCACGAGGTCGACGGAGAGCGAGAAGCCCTCGCCGCCGGTGGCCTCGACCTGCAGGTCGGCCGCCCCGGGGAACGCGCGGGAGATACCGTAGGCGAGGTCCTGCCTGTTCGCCCCCTCGCCGACTGTGAGCGTGACCGAGCGGAAGTCGCCCGACACCTCCAGGGCGATGCCCCTCCCGGCGAGCCACTCCCTGGCCGAGTCCAGCTCCCCGGAGACCCTGCGGACGTTCTCCTCCGACTGCGCCTGCGTCTGCCAGATGTCCACCGTGCCGTCCCCGTTGGCGTACGCGGCCTCGCAGACCCTGGGCGAGCCCTCGAGGAGGTCGCGGGCGTAGGCCTGGGCGCTGGCGACGCTGCCGCCCGTGAGCACCCCGGGGAGCCTCACCTGCCTCGTGCCCTCCGGCGCCACGCGTTCCGGCTCGGGGACGATGCCGGATCCGCCGTCGCCTCCGGGCGACGTCCCGCCGCCCTGCCCGGCGGCCTGGCCCTGCTCCTGCCCCTGCTCCCGGCCGCCCGTCCCGGCCGGGGCCAGGGCGAGCCACGCCCCCGCCGCCACGGCGGCGGCGAGCAGCGCGGCCAGCGCGAGCGGCCCGTGCCTCCCCATGAGGTCCCTCATCTTGACCCTCCCTGTCCTGGCGTCCCGTCGTACTTGTGACCCCCTTGCCCTGGCGTCCCGTCGCGCGCCCCCGGCTAGGGGGCGAGGGCCCCCGCGAGCGCGCCGGGCGGCCCGGCGAGCGCGAAGCCCGCCAGGGCCTTCAGCGCCTTGTAGGCCACGACGCCCACGACGACGGTGCCTCCCACTACCACCGCGCCCTCACCGACCTCCTGGGCGTCGGGCAGCCGCACCGCGTTCGTGTGCGTGGACGGCGCGGGGGACGTCGAGGCGGACGGCATGAGCACGCCGTCGAGCCGCACGCCCGTAACAGGGTCCTTTACGCCCCACTCCAGCGTCTCCGTGTCCGTCACGGAGGCAGAGGCCGCCCCGACGTCCTTTGAGACCGTGGCCGTTGCCCTTACCGCGCTGTAGCCACCTACCGGCTGCCACGCAAGAAGCACCTGGGACTCTCCTTCTATCCCATCGCCCGCAGGACCCTTAATCCCAACTCCCGCCCACGTTTTCTTACCATCACTAACAAGAACGGGTCCAACTGAATCATCTCCAGTCAAATCAAACGTAAGCGACCCGGGCACCAGCCTCCCATGGGAGTCCTTCCGGACCTCGGTCGAGAGCGGGGCGTCCCCGCTGCGGAGCGCGGCGTACCCCACGCCCATCGACGAGAGAGCCCTCCTGCGGCGCTCGACCTCGCCCTCCAGCATGTCAAGGAGGCGCGCGACCTTCTCGTCCTCGCCCGATAGGGCCACGTCGCCCACCTGGGGCAGGGGCGAGAGCAGGCCGAGCAGCTCGGAGCCCAGGTCGATCGCGTAGATGCCGAGCTCGTCGGCGCCGTGGTCGCACGCGAGGGAGTAGACGACGGTGCCGAGGAACCCCTCCGCCCCCGACCCCACGGCCCCGTAGACCACGGCGTTGCCCTCCCTCGAGAGCGGAAGCGTCAGCGGGCGCTTCCCCTGGCGGGCCGGTCGACGGCGCGCTCACTCGGCGCTACGCGCGGGCACGAGCCCGTCGTCGCCCGGGCGCCCGAGGTCCTTGAACGCGGGCGCCAGGGCCCAGGAGCCGGAGGCGTCCACGAGGCCCCAGAGGCCGCCCTCCGGGTCGCGGGCGAGCGCGAGGCCGGGCGCGAGGTCGGCCAGCCAGGAGTAGGAGGGGGCCACCGCCCACTCCCCCGTCGAGGCGTCGGCCGCGCCCCAGAGGCCGCCCTCGGGGTCGGCGACGGAGACCAGGCCGGGGCCGAGGCCGCCCAGGGGAATGGGGTAGCGGTCGTCGCCGCCAACGTCCCACCGGGGCTCCACCACCCACGAGCCGTCCCCCGGCGAGGCGGTCCCCCACAGGCCGCTCTCGGGGTCACGGGCGAGCATCGGGCCCGCGGAGGGGGGGGGCGGGGAAGGACACGCGGGCCGACCACCGCGGGGAGACCTCCCAGCCGGAAAGGTCGCCGGAGAGGGTGCCCCACAGGCCGCTCTCGGGGTCCTCGGCGAGCCAGAGGTCGGCGTCGGCGAGGCGGTCCACGCCGCCGTAGGCCGCCGGGACCGCCACCGAGCCGTCCTGCGCGAGCGCGCCCCAGAGCCCGCCCTCCTCGAAGCCCGCGAAGAGGCCGCCGTGGCCCGCGACGAAGCGCTCCATGCCGTCGTAGCGGGGCCCCACGACCCAGGAGCCCGAGGCGTCGGCGACGCCCCAGCTCCCCTTGAAGTGGCCGGAGGATGCGGAGGCCACCAGGAGGCCCGCCTCGTTCGGCTCGTCGTAGAGGCGGTCCATGACCTCGCCCCTGAAGCTCGGGGCCATGAGCCACGAGCCGTCCAGGGAGAGCGCGCCCCAGCCGCCCTCCGACGCGCGGGCGAAGGCGTAGGGCTCGCCGAACAGGGCGTCGGCCGGGCGGAAGGGGCACGCGTCCTCGAACGTCTCCTCCCCCGCGGGGGCGAGCCTGCGTCCGTCCGTGCCGTAGTAGGCGAGGGCCTTCGAGTGGCCCTCCCAGTCCGCGTCGACCGCGAAGGCGCCCTGGGAGAGGGCGCAACCGTAGTCGCCGGCGATGGGGTCGAACGCCATCTCGCCGTCCCGCCCGAGCAGCCCCACGAGGGGCGGGTCGGCCTCGGTGGCGCCGGCCGGGTCGCCGTGCTGGACCAGCGAGAGGCCGCCCACGGACCCCCTTGCCTTGTGCCAGCGCGGGGGCCGGGCCCACGCGCCGGACATGTCCGCGAAGCCCCAGAGCCCCTCGGTGGATTCCGGCTCCCCCTCCCAGGGGTGCCCCCGGCCCCCCTGCGGCCCGCAGCCGGAGAGGACCGCCGCGCCGGCCAGGGCCGCCGCCCCCAGGAGCTGCCTCCTCGTCAGTGCGCGCATGCCTGCCTCCCTACTCCTTGCGCTCCGTGATCGTGCAGCCGGAGCTGTATGCCTCGTATCTCGTCGTCGATTCGCCCACCGAGACCGAGTTTCCATCTCGATCCCAGACCAACGACTTATCGGGCAGCTCGTCGTCGAGCCACTCCATGAACCCGTCGGGGGCACCGCTAGTATGGCACCTCGCCGATCATGGCGCACCACTCAGCGCCGTCGGGCGCAGCCGCGGCGGCCCCGACCGTCCAGTGGGTGGGGCCCAACGGGGGCACTACCATCTCACGACCCCGAGGGCCACGAGGACGTTGAGGGCGATCGTGGCTGCCGCCAGTGCCAGGATGACGACGAGAAACGCCTTCCCGAACGCCGCTAGGGCGCGACGCAGGCCCCAGGGCCTGCCCGTGAGCGCGCCGGCGCCGAGGACGGCGGGGTGCGGGTCGACCGCAGGGGTCTTCGCGAGAGAGGCGCAGAGCTCGACCGTAGGTGCCTCCGCCCCCGAGGAAAGCAGCGGGAGGCCCTCGGCGGCAATCGCCCCGGCTCGGACGGACGGCGCGGCCATCGACGTACCGGCGAGCAGGAGCAGCCCCTCCTCACGATCGCCCTCGAGCGTGCGCCGGGCGCGACCCGGCACGAAGCGGGTGAGCGCGTCGCTGAACAGCGCCGCGTACGCCACCGCGGCCTCCCCGTCGCCGAGCCTGGCGGAGACGTCGGCCAAGAGCATGCACAGCGATGCACCGTAGGGGGACCTGCCCGGGCGGCGCCTCCCCGCAAGGGACTCCCCCAGCCTCCTTCGCGCGACTGCAGCGTCAGCCAGCCTGCCGACCTCCACGAGGGCCACGGCCCACCTCTGCATGAGGACCGCCTCGACCCGGGTGTAGCCGCACCGCGGCATCCGGATGCCCAGGCCGAGCTCGTCACCCCTCGCCGCCCACGCGCACGCCCAGGCCGTCTATGACCTGCCGGAGGGTGAAGTCCGAGGGGTCCACGCCGGCGGCGGAGAACAGGGCCCGCACGTCCATGCCCTCGTAGCACCAGACGTAGCAGGTCCCCCCTTCGCAGGGCACCTCCCGCACCCACGTGGGGGAGGCGCCCCCGACGGTCAGGTCGCGCACGGCCGGGTCGACGGACACGCCGAACGCGACGGGGCGACCCGACGTGAGGCAGGCCGCGAGGGCGTCGGCGACGACCTCGGCCGTGGTGTAGTCGTACAGGGGCTCGAGCGGGCCCGACCTCTCGCCGGGCCTCGCCACGCTCGCGCCCCAGAGGCCAGTGGCGGCGTAGCGCCCGCCCACGCGGGCGTACGTGACCATGCGGACCGCCGGGCACTTGGGCGACCCCGAGGGCTGGACCACGAGCGCCTCGCCCGCGTCGGGGAAGTCCTCGACCACCTCGACGTCCGGGTCGCCCTCCGCGTAGGCGGAGGCCGCCTCGCCTATCGTGTCGCGCCACCCCGCGTCGTCCGGCACGACCGTGGCGTCCCCGAGCGCCGCATCGGACCTCTCCCCCACGGACTGGGGCAGGTCGGCCGGGGAGGACGGGACGAAGGCGCAGGAGTACACGCATCCGCCCACTACCAGGGCGGGGATGGTGACGGCGACGATGGCCGCGATGGCGAGGGCGGCGCGCAGCCGACGCCGCGGGCCCCTCGCGGCCCCCTGCCTCGTTCCGCCGCCCATCTGCATACGTCCCCCCATGGGACCCTCCTCTCAGGTACGGCGCACATGACACAGAGGATGCGTCCTGAGGCCGTCTGGCATTCCAACACAATGGCAGAGCACAGCCTAGCCCGCGCATGCGGCAGCGAAGGCCGGCGCCGACAGAAGCTGCCGTAGGATGTAGACCCAGCCGGCTGCCGCAGGAGCCTCGTCGACCCCCTCGACGCCCACTGCATTGTCGGCAACCGCCGCAATGACCACGACCGTCATGCCAGCCAGAGCGGCCGCGTAGCCGATCTGCGGCCAGCTGAAACCCTCGCCGACACTGGTCCGTGTCCCAATCGTAGTTCCTACGATATTCGGGAGTTTTGAGGAAACCGAGCACTTCACCCCTACGCCGGAGTGGGAAACCTCCCCTCCAAATGAAGACGTAGGTCCATCGCCACTCGTATAGTTAGTGGAACCTGAAATGCCCCATTTCTCTCCCCAACGAAGAGACACCGATGTAGACAGCTTTATCTTCGTTCCAGGTATGGAGATTGACGGCGTGTTCAGGCTAATGCCAGTGGTGGAACCAGAGGCGTCCTGCTGCATCACGATCAGACCGCCACCAGTATGCTGGTAGATTTCCGTACTCCCCTTGACGCCGTTGGCCTCAACGCTCTGCGTGCTCCGGGTCCTATCAACTCCATACACCTGCTTGTCCCAGAACTCCCGCGCGTCGTTTGCCCGGTCGCTGACCCAGCCGCCCACGTCCGGCCAGCCGCCGTCGACGTCCACGAGGTTCACGGGGTCGCCGAAGCAGCACGCCCAGCGGTTGAGGGTGCGGGGCGAGGTCGCGTGGCCCCGCCTCGGGTCGGGCGAGCAGAACCTCCGCGCGGAGGGGTCGTAGTCGCGCAGCCGCGCGTGGAGCAGGCCCGTCGCGGGGTCGGGCGCGTAGCCCGCGTAGCCGAACGCGAGGCCGTCCCAGCTTCCCCGCCCGAAGGGGTCCTCCAGGAGCGTCCTGGCGAGGTCCGACGTGGTCGCCAGCGGCGTGCCGTTGGCGTCGCTCACGAGGCAGGTGCCGCTCGACCACAGGGGCATCGCCCCGTCCGCGAGGGCGGGCCGCAGGTCGCCCCCGCGCCCCCAGGCCAGGGTGTTGCGCGTCTCGCGGAGCGGGTCTACCGCCCAGCGGAGGCTGCCGTCGGGCCCCTCCTGGGAGACGCGGTTGCCGAGCGCGTCGTAGCCGTAGGTGGTGGCGCCGCGCTCGCCCGTGGACGAGACGAGCCTGTCGGCCGCGTCCCAGGAGAGCTCGAGGACGGGCGCGCCCTCGCCGTCGGTCACGCGCGAGAGGCGCGAGCGCGCGTCCCACTCGTAACGCCTGGAGCCCTCCGGGCCCTCGGAGCCCGCCATCCTGCCGGCCGCGTCGTAGGTGTAGGCGGTGGTGCCGCGCGGCGTGCTCGCGCGGAGCACGTTGCCCAGGGCGTCGTATTCCCAGGCGTCCCGCTCCCTGCCGTCCTCCGACACGGAGAGGAGCCTGCCAGCCCCGTCGTACGAGTAGGCGAACTCACTCGTCGCTCCGTCGCGGGTGACCGTGCGCGCAACCCTCCTGCCGAGGCGGTCGTAGGCGTAGCCCTCGGACAGGGCGTCGTGCCCGTCGGCATCCCTCGCCACGAGCGAGGCCAGCCTGCCCCGCCCGTCGTAGGCGTAGGAGACGCTCGTGCCGTCCGAGAACTCCCTGCGCGCGACCCTCCCGGCGTCATCGTAGGCGTAGCGGACGCCCATGTCGCCCTGCGTGATGGCCGAGACCCTGTCGGCCCCGTCGTAGGCATAGGTGACCTTGGGAGCCTCGGAGTGGGCCACCGAGAGCAGCCTCCCCGCCCCATCGTACTCGTAGTCGACGGTCATACCGTCGCCCATGTCGGCGCGGACGGGGCGCCCCAGCCCGTCGAAGCTGACCGCCACCGACGCGCCGCCGTCACGCACCGTGGCGTGCCGCAAGTCGCGGGAGAGCGAGCCCTCCCAGACGGTCCCGTCCGGCCTGGCGACGCGCACGCTCCGGCCGTCCGCGCCCACCTGCGACGTGGTGGTGCCCAGGGCATCCTCGTGCGAGCGCAGGCTCCCGTCCCGAGCCCACCTGAAGGACTCCGTCCCGAGGGGTCCCTCGATGCGGCTCAACCGGCCGCCCTTGGTGTACGTGTAACGCTCCTCGAGGAGGGTGGGCCCTCCCTCTCCCTCCGAGACGGAGACGGCGCTCGCGCGCCCCGCGGCGTCACGCGAGACGGAGGCGCTCACGCCGTCGGCCGCCACGCGCACGATCCTGCCCGCCCAGTCGCACTCGAAGGATGCCCTCTCGCCCACGGCGTTGGTGGTGGAGACGACGTTGCCGCTGGCGTTCCGCCTGGCCTCGAGCAGGAGCCCCTCCCCGTCGAAGGAGGCGGTGACCCTCCCGAGCGCATCGCGCGCCACGCTGACGTCGCCCGCGCGGTTGTCGGAGACGGACCTCACCCTCCCGTCGAAGCCATACTTGATCGACTGGGACGTCCCCAGACAGTCCGAGACCCCGACGACCCTGCCCGCCCCGTCGTAGTCCCACGCGACCCACCCGCCCTTCGCGTCGGTGGCGCGGCGCAGGCGCCCCTCCTCGTCGTACTCGCACGCCAGCGTGCGGCCGTGGGAGTCCTCGGAGAACGTCATGCGCCCCGCCTCGTCGTAGGCGGCGCTCATCCACTGCCCGTCGTCGAGCTCCGCCCTGACGACGCGCCCGGCCTCGTCCCGCTCGACGCTCAGCCGATGCTCCCCCTCGGTCACACGAGCGAGGTCGCCACGGGCGTCATAGGCATAGGTCCGCGGAGCTTCGCCCTCGGCCTGCTCGGACGTGAGCCTGCCCTCCGCGTCCCAGCCATAGCGAACCGTCCCGGATGGCGTAACGACGCGGGTGGGCCTCCCGAGGGGGTCGCGCTCGACCCTCGTCTCCCCCTCGCCGGGCGTCTGGAGCGATATGGGCTCGCGCGAGGCGTTGAGGGCGATGGACGTCCGGGTGCCGTCCGGGTTGGCCACGGAGAAGCCGCTCCCGTCCTTCTCCCAGGTGACCGCGAACGCGTTGCCCTCGCCATCCGTCACGGAGGTGGGGAGCCCGTCCTCATACGCGACCGAGAGGAGGCGCCTGCCGGCGACCGTCACCCCGCTGACCCTGCGGCCGTCCCTCTCGATGTCCACGCCGGCTCCGCTCGGGAGCTCCATCCTGCTCACGTCGCCCGCGGCGTCGTAGCCCCAGCGCGTGCGGGCACCCGCGCCGTCCAGGCGCCCCTCCCAGAGGTTCCGCTCCGTGTAGGCGTAGCGCTCGGAGACGGCACCCCTCCTGACCTCCGTGGTCCTGCCCTGCTCGTCCTGAACGAACGCCTCGCGCCCGGAGCGTGCCGACTCGTGCGTCGTGCTGCCGGTGGTGTACGAGAAGACGTCCTCGCCCTCCCCCGCCATCTGCTGGCGCACGACGCGGCCGTGGGCGTCGTAGGACTGCTTGAGCCTCCACCTGCCCGCCGGGTCAACGACGCCGCACAGGCGACCCTTCCCGTCGTAGGCGTAACCCCAAGTGGCGCCATCCGGTCTGGTGACGGACGCCAGGAGGTCGCCCTCGTAGGCATAGCTCACCTCGCGGCCGATATGGTCGCGGACGAGCACGACGTGCGTACCGGCGCAGGTAATGTCAGCATGCCTGCTACCACCGCCGGTCTCGAGGCGGACGGGACGCCCGGCCCCGTCGCGCCGCACGATGGCGGTGACGCCCAAAAGGTCGCGCACCTCGGCGAGTCTGCCGGTCCCGTCGAAGACCCGGCTCGTGCCGTCCGGGCGCTCGAGGACGTAGGAGTCCTCCTCCCTCGTGATGGTCTCCTCCACCTCGTCGACCGTCTTCCACACGTCGCCGTCACCGGAGGGCGCGAAGGCGCGCCGCCTGCCGTCCGGACGCAGGTGGGTGACGAGGGCACCATCGAACGCCAGGCACTCGTCGAGCGTGCTCGACCAGCCGAGGCCGAAGAGGCCGACCTCGGGGGAGTCCGAGTTGTACATCCTTTCCACCGAGGCGCCCGGCGCCCCACCCAACCTGAGGTCGAGCTCCGGGTAGATGAAGTTGCCCGTAACCATGTTGACGGGGTCGCCGCCGTAGGCGCAGCTGCTGGTGGCGAGGCCGCGCATGGCTGCTGCCGCCCCCGTGGCTCTGGCATAGTTCGCGACGGCCTTGGCCATGGCGTTCTCCCTCATCGCCAGCTCGTTCGGGTCGAGCTTGGACATGCCTGCGGTGATCTTGTCCACGAGGGAGGACACGCCGCTGAGGTAGACGTCCCAGTCCCCCGAGAACGTCTCGAGCTTTCCCTTGGCGTCCTTGACCGCGGCCTCCGCGGCGTCGTCCACGCTGAGGGAGCAGGTCCTGAGCTGAGAGAGGATGCCGCGTATGTCCGCGATCGCTGGCTCCACCCTGCCCAGCGCCTCCCCAAGGGTCGTCACGTCGCCCCTCACGCCGCCGGCGGCACCGTCGTCAAGCACGAGCCTGGCGCCGCCGGAGTCCCCCGAGCCACCCAGGGAGGCGGGGAGCGCCTCGGCCTTGCCGCGCAGCGCCCTGGCGCCCTGCGCGACGTCGTCAAGCAGGTCCCCCACCGAGGAGATGTCGTCGGCCACGCCCTGCTCGACTTGGTTGGCGACGATGTCGATGCGGTGTGTCCACTCATCGGCAGCGGTGCCCTCCCAGGCACCCTTGAGCTCTCCGCTCGCGCTGGTCAGCCTGTCCTTCTGGCTGGCGACCCCCCGGGCGACGCTGTGGTACCTGCTCGCGGCGCTCTCGCACTCGCCTATGGTCAACCTGATGCCCATGCACGCCTCCTCGCACTTCGTGGTGACCGTCTCCTGGGCTAGCCCCTACCCCACCGGTATGAGCCGCCCGCCTCCGTCCGAGCCGAGCGGCTACTCGGACTTCATGGAGCTCGCCGCCTTGTCGTCCGCCTCCCTGTACGTCTCGTTCGACTTTGCGATCGACCCCGACTCCGCCCGGAGAATCCGCGCGGCCGCCCGTGTGAACCGCACGAGCGTGTCCGAGGCGGTCGAGAAGGAACTCCGGCCGTCCCCCTCCCAGGCGCCGAGCAGCGCGCTCGAGGCGTCGCTCAGAGACCCGG belongs to Olsenella uli DSM 7084 and includes:
- a CDS encoding WXG100 family type VII secretion target; translation: MAGKTIVVDHGALSAASHKLGTLADGMDGQAGSLSDASSALLGAWEGDGRSSFSTASDTLVRFTRAAARILRAESGSIAKSNETYREADDKAASSMKSE
- a CDS encoding DUF6531 domain-containing protein, translated to MGIRLTIGECESAASRYHSVARGVASQKDRLTSASGELKGAWEGTAADEWTHRIDIVANQVEQGVADDISSVGDLLDDVAQGARALRGKAEALPASLGGSGDSGGARLVLDDGAAGGVRGDVTTLGEALGRVEPAIADIRGILSQLRTCSLSVDDAAEAAVKDAKGKLETFSGDWDVYLSGVSSLVDKITAGMSKLDPNELAMRENAMAKAVANYARATGAAAAMRGLATSSCAYGGDPVNMVTGNFIYPELDLRLGGAPGASVERMYNSDSPEVGLFGLGWSSTLDECLAFDGALVTHLRPDGRRRAFAPSGDGDVWKTVDEVEETITREEDSYVLERPDGTSRVFDGTGRLAEVRDLLGVTAIVRRDGAGRPVRLETGGGSRHADITCAGTHVVLVRDHIGREVSYAYEGDLLASVTRPDGATWGYAYDGKGRLCGVVDPAGRWRLKQSYDAHGRVVRQQMAGEGEDVFSYTTGSTTHESARSGREAFVQDEQGRTTEVRRGAVSERYAYTERNLWEGRLDGAGARTRWGYDAAGDVSRMELPSGAGVDIERDGRRVSGVTVAGRRLLSVAYEDGLPTSVTDGEGNAFAVTWEKDGSGFSVANPDGTRTSIALNASREPISLQTPGEGETRVERDPLGRPTRVVTPSGTVRYGWDAEGRLTSEQAEGEAPRTYAYDARGDLARVTEGEHRLSVERDEAGRVVRAELDDGQWMSAAYDEAGRMTFSEDSHGRTLACEYDEEGRLRRATDAKGGWVAWDYDGAGRVVGVSDCLGTSQSIKYGFDGRVRSVSDNRAGDVSVARDALGRVTASFDGEGLLLEARRNASGNVVSTTNAVGERASFECDWAGRIVRVAADGVSASVSRDAAGRASAVSVSEGEGGPTLLEERYTYTKGGRLSRIEGPLGTESFRWARDGSLRSHEDALGTTTSQVGADGRSVRVARPDGTVWEGSLSRDLRHATVRDGGASVAVSFDGLGRPVRADMGDGMTVDYEYDGAGRLLSVAHSEAPKVTYAYDGADRVSAITQGDMGVRYAYDDAGRVARREFSDGTSVSYAYDGRGRLASLVARDADGHDALSEGYAYDRLGRRVARTVTRDGATSEFAYSYDGAGRLLSVSEDGRERDAWEYDALGNVLRASTPRGTTAYTYDAAGRMAGSEGPEGSRRYEWDARSRLSRVTDGEGAPVLELSWDAADRLVSSTGERGATTYGYDALGNRVSQEGPDGSLRWAVDPLRETRNTLAWGRGGDLRPALADGAMPLWSSGTCLVSDANGTPLATTSDLARTLLEDPFGRGSWDGLAFGYAGYAPDPATGLLHARLRDYDPSARRFCSPDPRRGHATSPRTLNRWACCFGDPVNLVDVDGGWPDVGGWVSDRANDAREFWDKQVYGVDRTRSTQSVEANGVKGSTEIYQHTGGGLIVMQQDASGSTTGISLNTPSISIPGTKIKLSTSVSLRWGEKWGISGSTNYTSGDGPTSSFGGEVSHSGVGVKCSVSSKLPNIVGTTIGTRTSVGEGFSWPQIGYAAALAGMTVVVIAAVADNAVGVEGVDEAPAAAGWVYILRQLLSAPAFAAACAG